One part of the Eleginops maclovinus isolate JMC-PN-2008 ecotype Puerto Natales chromosome 14, JC_Emac_rtc_rv5, whole genome shotgun sequence genome encodes these proteins:
- the LOC134876043 gene encoding mucin-19-like isoform X2 — protein MDNRLVLLTALLVTLSWMSAGTYVQGAVTTAAPNGTTAAPNGTTAAPNGTTAAPAVTTAAPTAAPAVTTAAPTAPAVTTAAPNGTAAPNGTAAPNGTAGTNGTAASNGTTAAPAAPAVTTAAPLKPNSTVTELTTPINRTDCGSGQLCAAAPPSCDPSTGGECFFLSAKQMSGRNFEFELSGQSDGYIAATLSLDSTLGGNDTTYVCANNNGVVKFIGAVLDNDVLTKKTLMVNSVKGKIAGKKIQCTFSATVPAQTARAFQTAIGISNGTYDSTAETLGKPIQRFTSGVVDLGNANANVTNVITSHAITIQQSLSLALLFTVGVLGLNVL, from the exons ATGGACAACAGACTGGTCCTCCTCACTGCCCTGCTAGTGACGCTGTCCTGGATGTCTGCGGGCACCTACGTACAAGGTGCTGTAACAACTGCAGCACCAAATGGAACAACTGCAGCACCAAATGGAACAACTGCAGCACCAAATGGAACAACTGCAGCACCAGCTGTaacaactgcagcaccaacTGCAGCACCAGCTGTaacaactgcagcaccaacTGCACCAGCTGTAACAACAGCTGCACCAAATGGAACAGCTGCACCAAATGGAACAGCTGCACCAAATGGAACAGCTGGAACCAATGGAACAGCTGCATCCAATGGAACAACTGCAGCACCAGCTGCACCAGCTGTAACAACAGCTGCACCACTAAAACCTAACTCAACAGTGACAGAACTTACG ACACCGATTAACAGGACAGACTGCGGGTCCGGGCAACTCTGCGCCGCTGCGCCCCCGAGCTGCGACCCCTCCACAGGTGgagaatgtttttttctgtctgccaAGCAGATGAGCGGCAGAAACTTTGAATTTGAACTGTCAGGACAGTCCGATGGCTACATTGCTGCCACCCTGTCACTCGACAGCACACTG GGAGGTAATGACACAACCTACGTATGTGCAAACAACAACGGTGTTGTTAAATTCATTGGAGCTGTCCTCGACAATGACGTTCTGACTAAGAAAACA CTGATGGTGAACTCCGTGAAGGGAAAAATCGCTGGGAAAAAAATCCAGTGCACATTTTCTGCCACTGTACCTGCCCAGACTGCTAGAGCATTCCAAACTGCAATCGGAATCTCCAATGGAACTTACGACAGCA CTGCAGAGACTCTCGGGAAACCCATCCAAAGATTTACAAGTGGTGTTGTAGACCTGGGAAATGCTAACGCCAATGTCACAAATGTGATCACCAGCCATGCCATTACAATCCAGCAATCTCTGAGCCTAG CTCTGCTGTTCACTGTCGGTGTGCTTGGTCTTAACGTGCTATAA
- the LOC134875872 gene encoding uncharacterized protein LOC134875872, with amino-acid sequence MAAPLCHGQQTGPPHCPASDAVLDVCGHLRTKCCNNCNQWNSHTNSSTNSCTNSTSCNNSCTKWSNCSTNCTSCNNCTSCNNSCTKWNSCNKWNSCIQWNSRTNSSTNSNTNSNTNSSSTNSNTNSSSTKSNTNSSSTSSTNNSSTKSNTNSSSTSSTNNSSTNSRTNSSTNNSSTNCTSCNNSCTKWNSCNKWNSCIQWNSKTNSSSTNSRTNSSTNSRTNSRTNSSTNSRTNSSTNSRTNSRTNSRTNSSTNSRTNSSTNSSTNSSTNSSTNSSTNSSTNSRTNSSTNSSTNSGGNNHCKHKRGRSYDTD; translated from the exons ATGGCGGCGCCGTTGTG CCATGGACAACAGACTGGTCCTCCTCACTGCCCTGCTAGTGACGCTGTCCTGGATGTCTGCGGGCACCTACGCACAAAGTGTTGTAACAACTGCAACCAGTGGAACAGCCacaccaacagcagcaccaacagctGCACCAACAGCACCAGCTGTAACAACAGCTGCACCAAATGGAGCAACTGCAGCACCAACTGCACCAGCTGTAACAACTGCACCAGCTGTAACAACAGCTGCACCAAATGGAATAGCTGCAACAAATGGAACAGCTGCATCCAATGGAACAGCCgcaccaacagcagcaccaacagcaaCACCAACAGCaacaccaacagcagcagcaccaacagcaacaccaacagcagcagcaccaaaagcaacaccaacagcagcagcaccagcagcaccaacaacagcagcaccaaaagcaacaccaacagcagcagcaccagcagcaccaacaacagcagcaccaacagccgcaccaacagcagcaccaacaacagcagcaccaactGCACCAGCTGTAACAACAGCTGCACCAAATGGAATAGCTGCAACAAATGGAACAGCTGCATCCAATGGAACAGCAaaaccaacagcagcagcaccaacagccgcaccaacagcagcaccaacagccGCACCAACAGCCgcaccaacagcagcaccaacagccgcaccaacagcagcaccaacagccGCACCAACAGCCGCACCAACAGCCgcaccaacagcagcaccaacagccgcaccaacagcagcaccaacagcagcaccaacagcagcaccaacagcagcaccaacagcagcaccaacagcagcaccaacagccgcaccaacagcagcaccaacagcagcaccaacagtGGGGGCAACAACCATTGCAAACATAAACGTGGCAGATCTTATG ACACGGATTAA
- the LOC134876043 gene encoding mucin-19-like isoform X1 has translation MDNRLVLLTALLVTLSWMSAGTYVQGAVTTAAPNGTTAAPNGTTAAPNGTTAAPAVTTAAPTAAPAVTTAAPTAPAVTTAAPNGTAAPNGTAAPNGTAGTNGTAASNGTTAAPAAPAVTTAAPLKPNSTVTELTTPINRTDCGSGQLCAAAPPSCDPSTGGECFFLSAKQMSGRNFEFELSGQSDGYIAATLSLDSTLGGNDTTYVCANNNGVVKFIGAVLDNDVLTKKTLMVNSVKGKIAGKKIQCTFSATVPAQTARAFQTAIGISNGTYDSTAETLGKPIQRFTSGVVDLGNANANVTNVITSHAITIQQSLSLALLFTVGVLGLTVL, from the exons ATGGACAACAGACTGGTCCTCCTCACTGCCCTGCTAGTGACGCTGTCCTGGATGTCTGCGGGCACCTACGTACAAGGTGCTGTAACAACTGCAGCACCAAATGGAACAACTGCAGCACCAAATGGAACAACTGCAGCACCAAATGGAACAACTGCAGCACCAGCTGTaacaactgcagcaccaacTGCAGCACCAGCTGTaacaactgcagcaccaacTGCACCAGCTGTAACAACAGCTGCACCAAATGGAACAGCTGCACCAAATGGAACAGCTGCACCAAATGGAACAGCTGGAACCAATGGAACAGCTGCATCCAATGGAACAACTGCAGCACCAGCTGCACCAGCTGTAACAACAGCTGCACCACTAAAACCTAACTCAACAGTGACAGAACTTACG ACACCGATTAACAGGACAGACTGCGGGTCCGGGCAACTCTGCGCCGCTGCGCCCCCGAGCTGCGACCCCTCCACAGGTGgagaatgtttttttctgtctgccaAGCAGATGAGCGGCAGAAACTTTGAATTTGAACTGTCAGGACAGTCCGATGGCTACATTGCTGCCACCCTGTCACTCGACAGCACACTG GGAGGTAATGACACAACCTACGTATGTGCAAACAACAACGGTGTTGTTAAATTCATTGGAGCTGTCCTCGACAATGACGTTCTGACTAAGAAAACA CTGATGGTGAACTCCGTGAAGGGAAAAATCGCTGGGAAAAAAATCCAGTGCACATTTTCTGCCACTGTACCTGCCCAGACTGCTAGAGCATTCCAAACTGCAATCGGAATCTCCAATGGAACTTACGACAGCA CTGCAGAGACTCTCGGGAAACCCATCCAAAGATTTACAAGTGGTGTTGTAGACCTGGGAAATGCTAACGCCAATGTCACAAATGTGATCACCAGCCATGCCATTACAATCCAGCAATCTCTGAGCCTAG CTCTGCTGTTCACTGTCGGTGTGCTTGGTCTGACCGTGCTATAA
- the LOC134875844 gene encoding uncharacterized protein LOC134875844 isoform X2 → MNMFRRDKGAAAPTPVVPPRPNQEDLDNPVEHSLNTGDDGTSANSDVASELYQNTKRTGVMGVMHKVNPFKFASQAPSTVSKAPSSESLEQGADATQNPGGLRGVMHKVNPFKSQASSTVSKAPSSESLEQGADATQNPGGLRGVMHKVNPFKSTSQVSKATSSESLEQGTVSDSNQKLKGAMQKVNPFKSSTKQVPKSDPPDDSADPPETGEELQPKQNPGMIAGMMQKVNPFKSSQPKDNQPLHGDLSSSSGSLDNNNVSEKQNPGMFKGMMHKVNPFKSHTQTPGEECQTDSASSLMTQESRAIHSDHSSSSDSVDDRAIERHSIWYTDVGPVCEVKSTPAEAPRKRTMTFKIKRILPTALFGSRAKDSSSDTQAPPQEVVEVQTLEMADVPVPSEGTASDPLDDEEGLLAWWNIVEGWAEWSEGNQDGEPEDVVEQAADRVFMAARLFVRFFNQRGATLQQRILELLSLADSADVFHKKTVQASVGGGVASVAGSITTITGLILAPFTAGASLIVVAVGIGVATAGGVASASANITDTVHSKTDRKKVEKMIQDYEEEIKDIKECLEFLQEGMEALEEWNFEAYAESISKKHLNQNVKHVMKEGGRAGKALVINTESLINTVQVLSVAGGAAKAAQVMSVTTGVMSGLFLALDVFFLAKDTMELKKGAKTEFAAKIREVCKDLQDGLLELNRIKEQLQKTIDGIEVEVEEEEDDEELLKSELKKLVEFE, encoded by the exons ATGAATATGTTCAGGAGAGATAAAGGCGCAGCAGCTCCAACTCCAGTGGTTCCACCTAGACCCAaccaggag GATCTAGATAACCCAGTTGAGCACAGCCTGAACACAGGGGATGACGGGACGAGTGCCAACAGTGACGTCGCAAGTGAGCTTTACCAAAACACCAAG AGGACAGGAGTGATGGGAGTTATGCACAAGGTCAACCCGTTCAAGTTTGCCTCCCAG GCCCCTTCTACAGTCAGCAAAGCACCTTCCTCAGAGTCACTGGAACAGGGAGCAGACGCCACACAG AACCCTGGTGGGCTGAGAGGGGTCATGCACAAGGTCAACCCGTTCAAGTCCCAG GCCTCCTCTACGGTCAGCAAAGCTCCTTCCTCAGAGTCTCTGGAACAGGGAGCAGACGCCACACAG AACCCTGGTGGCCTGAGAGGGGTCATGCACAAGGTCAACCCGTTCAAGTCTACCTCCCAG GTCTCTAAAGCCACGTCCTCAGAGTCTCTGGAGCAGGGAACGGTTTCAGACTCCAATCAG AAGTTGAAAGGGGCGATGCAGAAGGTGAACCCGTTCAAGTCTTCCACAAAGCAG gtgcCAAAGAGCGATCCTCCAGATGATTCTGCAGATCCACCAGAGACGGGAGAAGAGCTTCAACCCAAACAG AATCCAGGGATGATTGCAGGAATGATGCAGAAAGTCAACCCATTCAAATCCTCACAGCCAAAG GATAACCAGCCTCTTCACGGTGACCTCTCCTCCAGCAGCGGGAGCTTGGACAACAACAACGTCTCAGAGAAGCAG AACCCTGGGATGTTTAAAGGCATGATGCACAAAGTGAACCCGTTTAAGTCTCACACTCAG ACGCCAGGTGAAGAATGTCAGACTGACTCGGCTTCCTCGTTGATGACGCAG GAAAGCCGAGCTATTCACAGTGACcactcctccagctctgacagcGTGGATGACCGCGCCATAGAGAGACAT TCTATCTGGTACACTGACGTAGGCCCCGTCTGCGAGGTGAAGAGCACGCCTGCGGAGGCTCCGAGGAAAAGAACTATG ACGTTCAAAATAAAGAGGATTCTTCCCACTGCGTTGTTTGGGTCTCGAGCAAAG gACTCATCATCCGACACCCAGGCCCCGCCCCAG GAAGTGGTTGAAGTTCAGACCCTAGAGATGGCCGATGTACCCGTGCCCAGTGAAGGAACGGCCTCAGACCCTCTGGAT GACGAGGAAGGCCTTTTAGCGTGGTGGAATATAGTAGAGG GCTGGGCTGAGTGGAGTGAGGGCAACCAGGACGGTGAGCCTGAAGA TGTGGTGGAACAAGCAGCCGACCGTGTCTTCATGGCCGCTCGTCTTTTCGTCCGCTTCTTCAACCAGCGTGGCGCCACACTCCAGCAGCGAATCCTGGAGCTGCTGTCTCTGGCTGACTCGGCGGACGTCTTCCATAAGAAGACCGTCCAGGCCAGTGTGGGCGGGGGGGTGGCCAGCGTGGCAGGATCCATCACGACCATCACCGGGCTCATCCTGGCGCCCTTCACGGCGGGGGCGTCGCTCATCGTCGTAGCCGTAGGCATCGGCGTTGCTACGGCGGGCGGGGTGGCGTCTGCTTCGGCCAACATCACGGACACGGTGCATTCAAAGACCGACCGCAAGAAGGTGGAGAAGATGATCCAGGACTACGAAGAGGAGATCAAGGACATCAAGGAGTGCCTGGAGTTTCTGCAG GAAGGGATGGAGGCGCTGGAGGAGTGGAACTTTGAGGCGTATGCTGAGAGCATCTCCAAGAAACATCTCAACCAGAACGTCAAACACGTGATGAAGGAGGGTGGGCGCGCCGGCAAGGCTTTAGTCATCAACACGGAGAGCCTGATCAACACGGTCCAGGTCCTCAGCGTGGCGGGGGGGGCTGCTAAAGCCGCTCAGGTGATGAGCGTCACCACGGGGGTCATGTCGGGTCTGTTCCTGGCTCTGGACGTCTTCTTTCTTGCGAAGGACACCATGGAGCTGAAAAAGGGGGCAAAGACGGAGTTTGCTGCCAAGATTCGAGAAGTCTGTAAGGACCTGCAGGACGGGCTGCTGGAGCTGAACCGCATCaaggagcagctgcagaaaaCCATCGACGGGATAGAGGTGgaagtagaggaggaggaggacgacgaaGAGCTGCTGAAGTCTGAGCTGAAGAAACTTGTGGAGTTTGAATGA
- the LOC134875844 gene encoding uncharacterized protein LOC134875844 isoform X1: MNMFRRDKGAAAPTPVVPPRPNQEDLDNPVEHSLNTGDDGTSANSDVASELYQNTKRTGVMGVMHKVNPFKFASQAPSTVSKAPSSESLEQGADATQNPGGLRGVMHKVNPFKSQASSTVSKAPSSESLEQGADATQNPGGLRGVMHKVNPFKSTSQVSKATSSESLEQGTVSDSNQKLKGAMQKVNPFKSSTKQVPKSDPPDDSADPPETGEELQPKQNPGMIAGMMQKVNPFKSSQPKDNQPLHGDLSSSSGSLDNNNVSEKQNPGMFKGMMHKVNPFKSHTQTPGEECQTDSASSLMTQVRFTESRAIHSDHSSSSDSVDDRAIERHSIWYTDVGPVCEVKSTPAEAPRKRTMTFKIKRILPTALFGSRAKDSSSDTQAPPQEVVEVQTLEMADVPVPSEGTASDPLDDEEGLLAWWNIVEGWAEWSEGNQDGEPEDVVEQAADRVFMAARLFVRFFNQRGATLQQRILELLSLADSADVFHKKTVQASVGGGVASVAGSITTITGLILAPFTAGASLIVVAVGIGVATAGGVASASANITDTVHSKTDRKKVEKMIQDYEEEIKDIKECLEFLQEGMEALEEWNFEAYAESISKKHLNQNVKHVMKEGGRAGKALVINTESLINTVQVLSVAGGAAKAAQVMSVTTGVMSGLFLALDVFFLAKDTMELKKGAKTEFAAKIREVCKDLQDGLLELNRIKEQLQKTIDGIEVEVEEEEDDEELLKSELKKLVEFE, encoded by the exons ATGAATATGTTCAGGAGAGATAAAGGCGCAGCAGCTCCAACTCCAGTGGTTCCACCTAGACCCAaccaggag GATCTAGATAACCCAGTTGAGCACAGCCTGAACACAGGGGATGACGGGACGAGTGCCAACAGTGACGTCGCAAGTGAGCTTTACCAAAACACCAAG AGGACAGGAGTGATGGGAGTTATGCACAAGGTCAACCCGTTCAAGTTTGCCTCCCAG GCCCCTTCTACAGTCAGCAAAGCACCTTCCTCAGAGTCACTGGAACAGGGAGCAGACGCCACACAG AACCCTGGTGGGCTGAGAGGGGTCATGCACAAGGTCAACCCGTTCAAGTCCCAG GCCTCCTCTACGGTCAGCAAAGCTCCTTCCTCAGAGTCTCTGGAACAGGGAGCAGACGCCACACAG AACCCTGGTGGCCTGAGAGGGGTCATGCACAAGGTCAACCCGTTCAAGTCTACCTCCCAG GTCTCTAAAGCCACGTCCTCAGAGTCTCTGGAGCAGGGAACGGTTTCAGACTCCAATCAG AAGTTGAAAGGGGCGATGCAGAAGGTGAACCCGTTCAAGTCTTCCACAAAGCAG gtgcCAAAGAGCGATCCTCCAGATGATTCTGCAGATCCACCAGAGACGGGAGAAGAGCTTCAACCCAAACAG AATCCAGGGATGATTGCAGGAATGATGCAGAAAGTCAACCCATTCAAATCCTCACAGCCAAAG GATAACCAGCCTCTTCACGGTGACCTCTCCTCCAGCAGCGGGAGCTTGGACAACAACAACGTCTCAGAGAAGCAG AACCCTGGGATGTTTAAAGGCATGATGCACAAAGTGAACCCGTTTAAGTCTCACACTCAG ACGCCAGGTGAAGAATGTCAGACTGACTCGGCTTCCTCGTTGATGACGCAGGTACGGTTTACT GAAAGCCGAGCTATTCACAGTGACcactcctccagctctgacagcGTGGATGACCGCGCCATAGAGAGACAT TCTATCTGGTACACTGACGTAGGCCCCGTCTGCGAGGTGAAGAGCACGCCTGCGGAGGCTCCGAGGAAAAGAACTATG ACGTTCAAAATAAAGAGGATTCTTCCCACTGCGTTGTTTGGGTCTCGAGCAAAG gACTCATCATCCGACACCCAGGCCCCGCCCCAG GAAGTGGTTGAAGTTCAGACCCTAGAGATGGCCGATGTACCCGTGCCCAGTGAAGGAACGGCCTCAGACCCTCTGGAT GACGAGGAAGGCCTTTTAGCGTGGTGGAATATAGTAGAGG GCTGGGCTGAGTGGAGTGAGGGCAACCAGGACGGTGAGCCTGAAGA TGTGGTGGAACAAGCAGCCGACCGTGTCTTCATGGCCGCTCGTCTTTTCGTCCGCTTCTTCAACCAGCGTGGCGCCACACTCCAGCAGCGAATCCTGGAGCTGCTGTCTCTGGCTGACTCGGCGGACGTCTTCCATAAGAAGACCGTCCAGGCCAGTGTGGGCGGGGGGGTGGCCAGCGTGGCAGGATCCATCACGACCATCACCGGGCTCATCCTGGCGCCCTTCACGGCGGGGGCGTCGCTCATCGTCGTAGCCGTAGGCATCGGCGTTGCTACGGCGGGCGGGGTGGCGTCTGCTTCGGCCAACATCACGGACACGGTGCATTCAAAGACCGACCGCAAGAAGGTGGAGAAGATGATCCAGGACTACGAAGAGGAGATCAAGGACATCAAGGAGTGCCTGGAGTTTCTGCAG GAAGGGATGGAGGCGCTGGAGGAGTGGAACTTTGAGGCGTATGCTGAGAGCATCTCCAAGAAACATCTCAACCAGAACGTCAAACACGTGATGAAGGAGGGTGGGCGCGCCGGCAAGGCTTTAGTCATCAACACGGAGAGCCTGATCAACACGGTCCAGGTCCTCAGCGTGGCGGGGGGGGCTGCTAAAGCCGCTCAGGTGATGAGCGTCACCACGGGGGTCATGTCGGGTCTGTTCCTGGCTCTGGACGTCTTCTTTCTTGCGAAGGACACCATGGAGCTGAAAAAGGGGGCAAAGACGGAGTTTGCTGCCAAGATTCGAGAAGTCTGTAAGGACCTGCAGGACGGGCTGCTGGAGCTGAACCGCATCaaggagcagctgcagaaaaCCATCGACGGGATAGAGGTGgaagtagaggaggaggaggacgacgaaGAGCTGCTGAAGTCTGAGCTGAAGAAACTTGTGGAGTTTGAATGA
- the LOC134876295 gene encoding uncharacterized protein LOC134876295 codes for MEKVQQQQKLQPEREDLALGRYKICSKESPKALSKANTHGSSMNDSRNKQDDQFLIDLAAAATDVTDKQQLNVGQCLRRPIRISCKQGGGSVPVFAAKRGEPIATERRGGLDSETQEFGKENFAVFEDVLLTGQLDTEGGSVEDLDGFGSNFKKRDKKFRVSLLSRRSSKEKISDERRSSTLPTLGKSPKEYLSETMSQSTEENEYWEQMDYKKKNLKTKVNKLLRRASTTSSVLEEKHMNGYSPQDLKAEESNKQRVRGGEEEGEDEEEEEEDDEVVEEWGARHKEKKKQKMKIKFVPHRGFAITVEKKGAHGYTPRNNSKEKSQEERFGAHGDTPRKKSQDDAFEDVQERRNTLRSTSKAAFTDDEYSQKARPVSAGLNGDEDLYGMEDCKPKKPTKMKMLLMGRRSSKENMLDDNNYQKKGSFSAEELDDDEWMEDCKPKTSKKKGPLPVPRKSANAQSEATGFSHPQQASSDPFAEDDFTHTGKDFMSPGEMYYSEEDEVETCKPNKKSKLRGFKKSKAKSKAGHPDYEDPPGATSADFRSEAARAEWLASQRDEQALEEMEEDYEDGDTDSLMEWWHTVEQWDEVPSDDEDKILKEDESRSFTVLADKVHRGLRVFNKIFTERAEVLWQSIITLHSIADDINNFHHKAKIAGITGGTTTAVGGVTAIAGLALAPFTFGASLLITAVGVGVATAGGIASASAAISDNVNNMHDRKKVEIVLSDYEAHLRTIGKILHFINKGLIKLRGHPFLRSGTQHYSKDWEIRRAVQMISLVDTPVMRGTEITDSTIASVRGLFTGMDKYFVKDSRELKKGCKKDVVAQIKEVAHVLNIGIVELNAIREELQDVTGNI; via the exons GACGATCAGTTCCTGATTGATCTCGCAGCCGCTGCTACAGATGTGACAGATAAACAGCAGCTAAACGTCGGACAG TGTTTGCGTAGACCCATTCGAATCTCCTGCAAACAAGGAGGAGGATCTGTTCCGGTCTTCGCAGCCAAACGCGGTGAACCCATCGCCACTGAGCGAAGAGGCGGATTGGATTCG GAAACTCAAGAATTTGGAAAGGAAAACTTTGCTGTCTTTGAGGACGTCCTGCTGACGGGACAG TTGGACACTGAAGGAGGAAGTGTTGAGGACCTGGATGGCTTTGGGAGTAACTTCAAG aaaagGGACAAAAAGTTCAGGGTGTCTCTACTTTCCAGAAGAAGTTCGAAG gAGAAGATTTCTGATGAGCGGAGGAGCAGCACACTGCCCACCCTCGGAAAATCACCCAAG GAGTATCTTTCAGAAACGATGTCCCAATCCACGGAAGAGAATGAATATTGGGAGCAGATGGACTACAAA AAGAAGAATTTGAAGACCAAAGTCAATAAGCTGCTTCGAAGAGCATCCACTACTTCCTCCGTGCTGGAGGAAAAGCATATGAACGGATATTCACCTCAAGACCTGAAG GCAGAAGAGAGCAATAAGCAAAGGGTCA gaggaggagaggaggagggggaagatgaggaagaagaggaggaggacgatgaggtggtggaggagtggGGAGCCCGGCACAAAGAG aagaaaaaacagaagatgAAAATTAAGTTCGTGCCTCACAGAGGATTTGCAATCACTGTGGAAAAG AAGGGAGCTCACGGATACACACCTCGCAACAACTCAAAG GAGAAATCCCAAGAGGAACGTTTCGGAGCACATGGTGACACGCCTCGTAAGAAATCCCAG GATGATGCTTTTGAGGATGTACAGGAGAGACGCAACACTCTTCGGTCAACGAGCAAG GCTGCTTTCACGGACGATGAGTACTCCCAGAAAGCACGCCCTGTGTCTGCAGGACTAAATGGAGATGAAGACCTGTATGGAATGGAAGACTGCAAACCT AAGAAACCAACTAAGATGAAAATGCTACTAATGGGTCGTCGGAGCTCGAAG gAGAACATGCTGGATGACAACAACTATCAGAAGAAGGGCAGCTTCTCAGCGGAGGAGTTGGACGACGACGAGTGGATGGAGGACTGCAAACCG AAAACCTCCAAAAAAAAAGGCCCTCTTCCCGTCCCGCGCAAATCAGCCAACGCACAGAGTGAAGCGACGGGATTCAGCCACCCTCAGCAAGCATCCAGC GATCCCTTCGCTGAGGACGACtttacacacacaggaaaagaTTTCATGAGTCCCGGGGAGATGTATTACAGCGAGGAAGATGAAGTGGAAACCTGCAAACCG AACAAGAAATCCAAACTCAGAGGCTTCAAAAAATCAAAGGCGAAG AGTAAAGCCGGGCATCCAGATTATGAAGATCCACCTGGAGCTACGTCAGCTGACTTCAGGTCGGAGGCTGCCAGG GCGGAGTGGCTGGCTTCTCAGAGGGACGAGCAGGCTTTGGAAGAAATGGAAGAGGACTACGAGGACGGG GACACGGACAGTTTGATGGAGTGGTGGCACACTGTGGAGC AATGGGATGAGGTGCCCTCCGACGACGAGGACAAAATCTTGAAAGAGGACGAGTCCAG GTCCTTCACCGTTTTGGCGGACAAGGTTCACCGCGGCCTGCGGGTCTTCAACAAAATCTTCACCGAGCGAGCCGAGGTCCTCTGGCAGTCCATCATCACGCTCCACTCCATCGCCGACGACATCAACAATTTCCACCACAAGGCCAAGATCGCCGGCATCACCGGAGGCACCACCACGGCCGTGGGTGGAGTGACGGCCATCGCCGGTTTGGCTCTGGCACCTTTCACATTCGGAGCCTCTTTGCTAATAACCGCCGTTGGTGTCGGTGTGGCGACGGCCGGAGGGATCGCTTCAGCCTCTGCGGCCATCTCGGATAACGTGAATAACATGCACGACCGCAAGAAG GTGGAGATAGTTCTAAGTGACTATGAGGCTCACCTGCGGACCATCGGGAAGATCCTCCACTTTATCAATAAGGGCCTGATAAAGCTCCGCGGCCACCCTTTCCTCCGGTCTGGCACCCAACACTACTCCAAGGACTGGGAGATCCGCCGGGCCGTGCAGATGATCAGCCTGGTGGACACGCCCGTGATGCGCGGGACGGAGATAACGGACTCCACGATCGCTTCTGTCCGAGGACTCTTCACCGGCATGGACAAGTACTTCGTCAAGGACTCACGAGAGCTGAAGAAGGGCTGCAAGAAGGACGTGGTGGCTCAGATAAAGGAGGTGGCCCATGTGCTCAACATCGGGATAGTGGAGCTCAACGCCatcagagaggagctgcaggatgtCACCGGGAACATTTGA